Proteins from a single region of Campylobacter sputorum:
- a CDS encoding DoxX family protein, translating into MKFVNSHSIGLLFLRVFLGICVLMHGIFKLNNGIAGVKSMLVASGLPQIMSYGVYIGEVLAPLMIIFGVFTRFAAFILFGTCCVIFYVANASAPFALTSNGGFVAEILYLYIGCAICLIFCGGGKFSLTKDY; encoded by the coding sequence ATGAAATTTGTAAATAGTCATAGCATAGGGCTTCTGTTTTTAAGAGTTTTTCTTGGAATATGCGTTTTAATGCATGGTATATTTAAACTAAACAATGGCATAGCAGGAGTAAAAAGTATGTTAGTAGCTAGTGGCTTACCGCAAATTATGTCATATGGCGTGTATATTGGAGAAGTTTTGGCACCACTTATGATAATATTTGGAGTTTTTACCAGATTTGCTGCTTTTATTCTTTTTGGAACATGCTGTGTAATTTTTTATGTAGCAAACGCATCAGCTCCTTTTGCACTTACTTCAAACGGAGGATTTGTAGCCGAGATTTTATACCTTTACATTGGCTGTGCAATATGCTTAATTTTTTGTGGTGGTGGAAAATTTTCTTTAACAAAAGACTATTAA